One window from the genome of Candidatus Afararchaeum irisae encodes:
- a CDS encoding proteasome-activating nucleotidase: MSDFSDNVADADDVDSPVDSDKTPQERIEELQEEVESLQRKNEKVRDDLLDANAEKNKYEQKVQRLKHENEKLKQSPLFVATVEEITDEGVIIRQHGNNQEALTEAPERLRDEIDIGTRVAVNNSLSVVETLEDSTDMRARVMEVSENPEVGYEDIGGLDDKIQEVSETVEMPLNEPELFENAGIEPPGGILLHGPPGTGKTMLAKAVANRTDATFIKMAGSELVHKFIGEGARLVRDLFEVARQKSPSVIFIDEIDAVASKRTDSKTSGDAEVQRTMMQLLSEMDGFDRRGDVKIIAATNRFDMLDRAILRPGRFDRLIEVPPPDEEGRAEIFQVHTRDMKTGEIDYERLARLTDGMSGADIKAVCTEAGMFAIRDRRDTVEMGDFLDAYDKVRDDKSSDGESGRMFA, encoded by the coding sequence ATGAGTGATTTCTCGGACAACGTTGCAGATGCGGACGACGTTGACTCACCCGTCGACAGTGACAAGACTCCACAGGAACGTATAGAGGAGTTACAGGAGGAGGTCGAAAGCCTCCAGCGTAAGAACGAGAAGGTACGTGACGACCTTCTCGACGCTAACGCCGAGAAGAACAAGTATGAACAGAAGGTACAGCGTCTCAAGCACGAGAACGAGAAGCTCAAGCAGTCGCCCTTATTCGTGGCTACGGTAGAGGAGATTACCGACGAGGGCGTAATCATCAGACAGCACGGTAACAACCAGGAGGCACTCACGGAGGCACCCGAGAGACTGCGTGACGAGATCGATATAGGCACACGTGTCGCGGTCAACAACTCGCTCTCTGTCGTCGAGACACTCGAAGACTCGACAGACATGAGGGCACGTGTGATGGAGGTCTCCGAGAACCCCGAGGTGGGATACGAGGACATCGGAGGTCTCGACGACAAGATACAGGAGGTCTCCGAGACGGTCGAGATGCCTCTAAACGAGCCCGAGCTATTCGAGAACGCGGGGATCGAACCCCCGGGCGGCATACTCCTACACGGTCCCCCCGGCACGGGTAAGACGATGCTCGCAAAGGCGGTCGCCAACAGAACCGACGCGACCTTTATCAAGATGGCGGGAAGCGAGCTCGTCCACAAGTTCATAGGAGAGGGAGCACGTCTCGTCCGTGACCTCTTCGAGGTCGCGCGCCAGAAGTCGCCGAGTGTGATCTTCATAGACGAGATCGACGCAGTCGCCTCGAAACGTACCGACTCGAAGACGAGCGGCGACGCCGAGGTTCAGAGGACGATGATGCAGCTCCTGAGCGAGATGGACGGCTTCGACAGGAGAGGCGACGTCAAGATCATAGCCGCGACCAACAGGTTCGACATGCTCGACCGAGCCATACTCCGACCCGGAAGGTTCGACCGTCTGATAGAGGTTCCGCCCCCCGACGAGGAGGGACGTGCCGAGATATTCCAGGTACACACGCGTGACATGAAGACAGGAGAGATAGACTACGAGAGACTCGCACGTCTCACCGACGGCATGAGCGGAGCCGACATAAAGGCAGTCTGTACCGAGGCGGGTATGTTCGCTATACGTGACCGGAGAGACACTGTCGAGATGGGAGACTTCCTCGACGCCTACGACAAGGTACGTGACGACAAGAGCTCCGACGGTGAGTCGGGCAGGATGTTCGCGTAA